In a single window of the Bacillus clarus genome:
- a CDS encoding glycerophosphoryl diester phosphodiesterase membrane domain-containing protein: MQHRKKLSIPGVMRHSFQTVRFAFWNVLTFQLAYKLLAAIVFIPLFGIIFNKLLYFGGYANATNDELLAFLKTTYGILAIVIVSLLALFLIFTEFAVLIIISYFAHKRQKVKLRPILYKTVTYLPDLFTYCLPGFILYAVVLLPLLNMGYETALIPQIQIPNFITGELFKTTMGQVGYYTLFAVVAYLNLRWIFVLPIIVLEQKPFRVAARKSANLVKESFFKVLFFLVGFFISIGIVYMVFLGIYLLCLWGVYEFTNPKGTFALLAESTISVFLTSTLYLFSFIVTPFYIMALTRLYLQKVPVEDVLLEEGLDYSRTKADKCFFKKHRWKFIAVYIVGVFTAGMVVAFIVTFISNSYKEPIIMAHRGYISKGVENTKEAVQGAIDAKADYAEIDVLQTKDGELAVIHDLKLKRLANANVHVSDLTMDELRKLTLSQDGFSGEISTLDEIIKLSKDKIKLNIEVKLHGNEKDFVNKVLKTIKENDFEKQCVIQTLHYPLIKEFKRANPDIKVGYILYASRANLKNVKADFYVAEEYMLNKRLVKEARKLNKPIYVWTVNDMEALKAYYKLNVDGIITDYPEDARETIKMLKEQEKNESDMFDKITETTEDLFSKLFLSYPAAG, from the coding sequence ATGCAACACCGTAAAAAACTATCTATACCAGGGGTAATGAGACATTCCTTTCAAACAGTAAGATTTGCTTTTTGGAATGTGTTAACCTTTCAACTTGCTTATAAATTATTAGCGGCAATTGTATTTATACCACTCTTCGGGATCATTTTTAATAAGTTATTGTATTTTGGAGGTTACGCAAATGCGACGAATGATGAATTATTAGCGTTTTTAAAGACAACATATGGTATTTTGGCAATCGTAATTGTATCATTGTTAGCACTGTTTCTTATCTTTACAGAATTTGCAGTGCTAATTATTATTTCGTACTTTGCTCATAAAAGACAAAAGGTGAAATTACGTCCGATTTTATATAAAACAGTAACGTATTTACCTGATCTTTTCACATATTGCTTACCGGGATTTATTTTATATGCTGTCGTGTTATTACCTCTTTTAAATATGGGATATGAAACTGCATTAATCCCTCAAATTCAAATTCCTAATTTTATTACAGGAGAATTGTTTAAGACAACGATGGGACAGGTTGGTTATTACACACTCTTTGCTGTAGTTGCGTATTTGAATCTTCGCTGGATTTTTGTTTTACCTATTATTGTTTTAGAACAAAAGCCATTTCGCGTAGCGGCACGTAAAAGTGCAAATCTAGTCAAAGAAAGCTTTTTTAAAGTACTATTCTTTTTAGTAGGCTTTTTTATTTCAATAGGGATTGTGTATATGGTGTTTTTAGGAATTTATTTATTATGCCTATGGGGTGTTTATGAATTTACAAATCCGAAAGGGACATTTGCATTATTAGCCGAATCAACGATCTCTGTATTTTTAACGAGTACATTGTATTTATTTAGCTTTATTGTGACGCCGTTTTATATTATGGCGTTGACAAGGTTGTATTTACAAAAGGTTCCGGTTGAAGATGTTTTATTAGAAGAGGGTTTAGATTATTCAAGAACGAAAGCAGATAAATGTTTCTTTAAAAAGCATCGTTGGAAATTTATTGCTGTGTACATAGTGGGAGTGTTCACGGCTGGAATGGTAGTTGCATTCATTGTGACATTCATTTCTAATTCTTATAAAGAGCCAATTATTATGGCGCATCGCGGCTATATTTCTAAGGGAGTAGAAAATACGAAAGAAGCTGTGCAAGGTGCAATTGATGCGAAAGCAGACTACGCTGAAATTGATGTACTGCAAACGAAAGACGGCGAGCTGGCGGTAATTCATGATTTGAAGTTAAAACGTCTTGCTAATGCGAATGTACATGTATCAGATTTGACAATGGATGAGCTAAGGAAACTTACTCTTAGCCAAGATGGATTCTCGGGGGAAATTAGCACACTGGATGAGATTATTAAGCTTTCAAAAGACAAAATAAAACTCAATATAGAAGTGAAGCTTCATGGAAATGAGAAGGATTTCGTAAATAAAGTACTAAAAACAATTAAAGAAAACGATTTTGAGAAACAATGCGTAATTCAAACATTACACTATCCGCTCATTAAAGAGTTTAAGCGTGCGAATCCAGATATAAAGGTAGGATATATATTGTATGCAAGTAGAGCTAACTTAAAGAATGTGAAAGCAGATTTCTATGTAGCAGAAGAATATATGTTAAATAAACGATTAGTAAAAGAAGCTCGAAAACTAAATAAACCAATTTATGTATGGACTGTAAATGATATGGAAGCGTTAAAGGCCTACTATAAACTGAATGTTGATGGTATTATTACGGATTACCCTGAAGACGCGCGAGAAACGATAAAGATGTTAAAAGAACAAGAAAAAAATGAAAGTGATATGTTTGATAAAATTACGGAGACGACAGAAGATTTATTTTCAAAGTTATTTTTGAGTTATCCAGCTGCTGGCTAA